In Candidatus Nomurabacteria bacterium, a genomic segment contains:
- a CDS encoding TonB family protein: protein MYSIAPEYPLSAWIAGESGSVMVGMQIDPVGRVEEVWVQSSTSSLFERYALEAAKQWVFVPIMPMVDLIDAVDGVMVLRRIPELETASYLETHPGIIDSLVYEWTEKQDQPSPVRSVSIPFNFNH, encoded by the coding sequence ATGTACAGCATAGCGCCAGAGTATCCACTTTCAGCGTGGATTGCTGGTGAGTCTGGGTCGGTGATGGTGGGAATGCAGATTGACCCGGTCGGCCGTGTGGAGGAGGTCTGGGTTCAGTCTTCAACAAGCTCGTTGTTTGAGCGGTATGCGCTCGAGGCGGCGAAGCAGTGGGTTTTTGTACCGATCATGCCCATGGTGGATCTGATCGACGCGGTGGATGGCGTTATGGTCTTGCGTAGAATTCCGGAGCTTGAAACAGCGAGTTACCTGGAAACACATCCGGGAATCATTGACAGTCTCGTCTACGAGTGGACGGAAAAACAGGACCAACCGTCCCCGGTCCGTAGCGTCAGTATCCCTTTCAATTTCAACCACTAA
- a CDS encoding flavodoxin family protein yields MEVFIVYGTNSGGTLDVAKQIASVWQEAGHTVHIRRADSVQAEELRQPDFVFLGSCTWEHITEDGKRLEGQLQQHMRELVEKLHGVSLHKQNFAVYGLGDESYQETCAAADHLEKLVTDVGGKKIGATLRLLHYFYDLDKNRQRVQAWATHVLDKANSK; encoded by the coding sequence ATGGAGGTTTTCATTGTCTATGGCACGAATTCCGGCGGCACGCTGGACGTGGCCAAACAAATCGCATCAGTCTGGCAAGAAGCTGGACACACCGTACATATCCGCCGGGCCGATTCTGTACAAGCAGAGGAGCTTCGCCAGCCGGATTTTGTTTTCCTAGGCTCCTGTACCTGGGAACATATTACTGAAGATGGTAAACGTCTAGAAGGTCAACTGCAACAACATATGCGGGAACTGGTTGAAAAACTTCATGGCGTCTCCTTGCATAAGCAAAATTTTGCTGTCTACGGATTAGGTGACGAATCGTATCAAGAAACTTGCGCGGCTGCTGACCACCTCGAAAAATTGGTTACTGATGTAGGTGGAAAAAAGATAGGCGCAACACTTCGGCTGCTTCATTATTTCTACGATTTGGATAAAAATCGTCAGCGTGTACAGGCCTGGGCTACACATGTACTAGATAAAGCAAACAGCAAGTAA